The proteins below come from a single Alligator mississippiensis isolate rAllMis1 chromosome 2, rAllMis1, whole genome shotgun sequence genomic window:
- the LOC106737957 gene encoding immunoglobulin kappa light chain-like produces the protein MLWQTQLLWLLVLWAKGSSGDILVTQTPESLAVSPGDTVTIKCKASSSVSNSMHFYQQKPGQAPKLLVYGTNKRPSGIPDRFSGSGSGTDYTFTISQVEAGDAGDYYCQQYYNTPHTVLQPRTKTSLLCSSGDIVITQTPESVAVSPGDTVTIKCKTSSSVSSYMNLHQQKPGQAPKLLLYGTSNRPSGVPDRFSGSGSSIDFTFTISHLHPVCTVPQEPNVLLPLMHSELTVCQPAGQG, from the exons atgCTGTGGCAGACTCAGCTCCTCTGGCTCCTCGTGCTCTGGGCAAAGG GCTCCAGCGGAGACATCCTTGTGACCCAGACTCCAGAGTCCCTGGCAGTGTCCCCAGGAGACACAGTCACCATCAAGTGCAAAGCCAGCTCCAGTGTTAGCAACAGCATGCACTTCTACCAGCAGAAACCAGGGCAGGCTCCAAAGCTCCTTGTGTATGGCACAAACAAGCGCCCCTCCGGGATCCCCGACCGGTTCAGCGGCAGTGGGTCTGGCACCGACTACACTTTCACCATCAGCCAGGTGGAAGCTGGGGATGCTGGAGATTATTACTGTCAGCAGTATTATAATACCCCTCACACAGTGCTACAGCCCCGTAcaaaaacctccctgctct GCTCCAGCGGGGACATTGTCATCACTCAGACTCCAGAGTCCGTGGCGGTGTCTCCAGGGGACACAGTCACCATCAAGTGCAAAACCAGCTCCAGTGTTAGCAGCTACATGAACTTGCACCAGCAGAAACCAGGGCAGGCTCCAAAGCTCCTTCTGTATGGCACAAGCAACCGCCCCTCGGGGGTCCCCGACCGGTTCAGCGGCAGTGGGTCCAGCATCGACTTTACATTCACCATCAGCC ATCTACATCCAGTGTGCACGGTCCCACAGGAGCCCAATGTCCTGTTACCGCTCATGCACTCAGAGCTCACTGTGTGCCAGCCTGCTGGGCAGGGTTAG